The following proteins are encoded in a genomic region of Liolophura sinensis isolate JHLJ2023 chromosome 7, CUHK_Ljap_v2, whole genome shotgun sequence:
- the LOC135470411 gene encoding uncharacterized protein LOC135470411 produces the protein MAGPDKDLEKPWQKERRMVQHDINRGSKYPPFSIEHMPRERQRLAGAGMTDADRALRRQWLKDQELSPHEPREIPELKPRNIVKRIYGKPWDIFFGALRPIVGNYGAAAGRFLVPKTLMFLGGIWAFYYHLKYNAKTWEKNESWDIITNRDEMLYDQRLPPKAHDDFVDRGFKSRTALRDLKTSAA, from the exons ATGGCGGGGCCGGACAAGGACTTGGAGAAACCTTGGCAAAAGGAACGGCGTATGGTACAACATGACATTAATAGAGGAAGCAAATATCCACCGTTCTCAATTGAACATATGCCCCGTGAACGACAAAGGCTCGCTGGGGCTGGTATGACAGATGCTGACCGTGCATTAAGACGTCAGTGGCTGAAGGATCAAGAGCTGTCTCCACATGAACCCAGGGAAATACCTGAGTTGAAACCTAGAAACATCGTTAAAAGAATTTACGGCAAGCCGTGGGATATATTCTTTGGGGCTCTTCGTCCAATTGTG GGTAATTACGGTGCAGCTGCAGGAAGGTTTTTGGTTCCGAAGACTTTGATGTTCTTAGGCGGTATCTGGGCCTTTTATTACCATCTCAAGTACAACGCCAAG ACTTGGGAGAAGAATGAAAGCTGGGATATAATTACGAATCGCGATGAAATGCTGTAT GATCAACGCCTGCCACCAAAAGCACATGATGACTTTGTTGACAGAGGATTCAAGTCACGAACAGCTCTGAGAGATCTAAAAACCAGTGCTGCGTAG